The Trachemys scripta elegans isolate TJP31775 chromosome 21, CAS_Tse_1.0, whole genome shotgun sequence genome has a segment encoding these proteins:
- the CD3E gene encoding T-cell surface glycoprotein CD3 epsilon chain, which produces MAFRLEDNQFEVVISKTRVTLTCPPPVASGSNIKWKKDREKPKDGNLEYVIEEYESPKDDGDYTCMSQAGSARLHLKAKVCRNCEELDVLTVAGIIIADFLITLGVLILVYYFSKNRKGRVGGSTGVHPKGQKMVRPPPVPNPDYEPIRKGQRDLYAGLQSRGF; this is translated from the exons ATGG CTTTCAGATTGGAGGATAACC AGTTCGAGGTGGTGATCTCTAAGACCAGGGTGACTCTCACCTGCCCCCCACCCGTTGCGTCAGGCTCAAACATAAAATGGAAGAAAGACAGGGAAAAGCCAAAAGATGGCAACCTGGAATATGTGATTGAGGAGTACGAGAGCCCCAAGGATGATGGGGACTATACGTGTATGTCCCAGGCAGGCTCCGCCAGACTTCACCTGAAGGCCAAAG TGTGCAGGAACTGTGAGGAGCTAGATGTCTTGACAGTGGCTGGGATCATCATCGCAGATTTCCTCATCACCCTCGGGGTGCTGATCCTGGTCTATTACTTCAGCAAGAACCGGAAGGGGCGAGTCGGTGGCAGCACCGGAGTTCATCCGAAAG GCCAGAAGATGGTGCGCCCCCCGCCTGTGCCAAACCCAGACTATGAG CCCATCAGGAAGGGTCAGCGGGATCTGTACGCCGGGCTGCAGTCCAGGGGCTTCTGA